Proteins encoded by one window of uncultured Celeribacter sp.:
- a CDS encoding ATP-binding cassette domain-containing protein, whose product MPAQPVSQPEPQTQSAPVVSQAPAPPAQSGFTRRHIQRAELVAHLAAQFGQRAMISDLLESFSDQGGEDISPEAMARALEMTGLKAEVARPTSLSAKFWPALAYMSSGHVVLVLKQKGQVLTLFDQSAPDQRAEVPLAEFAPFFSGVAVRAGKSLETIAASYVPDISKQHWFWGQFGAFKRQIGEIALGSLVANMLAVAVAMFSLQVYDRVIPHQSQATLWVLALGAALAIGFEAVLKLARSRLMDGAGRQIEMRVQSMLMQRLLGMRSDARPTTPTGLFSAMREFGSVREFFTASTIGSVADIPFIFLFFALVASIAGPVVIILGLGAVIMVVPGYFMQKRMMRLTQETQGASAKATRLLHEAVFELDTIKTQRGEERVRRIWDELNLLSAAKSSEQRKLAGVLTFWSQAVQQLTYVLAVVAGTYLVFAGEFTVGTIIATGILTSRTLAPLTQLSGTMARWTNVKTALDGLDAIATAPQDSGEDRNFLRRSEITGAYALRETQFRYDPEGAPTLDLPAVDVKPGQIVAVLGANGSGKSTFLKLLAGLYAPTQGRVMLDGAEMSQIDPRDIRRSVGYLGQDVRLFAGSLRDNLDLGGLERNDDRLLAALDFAGLGAFVRGHHRGLDLEIRDGGEGLSVGQRQSIGWARLWLQNPSVCLLDEPTAALDQALETALVTRLRSWLSGRTAVIATHRMPIVGLADRTMVFKDGRMVVDGPRDQVMAHLSKSQSPGGQA is encoded by the coding sequence GTGCCTGCGCAGCCGGTATCCCAGCCTGAGCCGCAGACACAGAGTGCCCCTGTTGTTTCACAAGCGCCTGCGCCCCCTGCGCAATCGGGTTTCACGCGCCGCCACATCCAGCGCGCCGAGCTTGTTGCCCATTTGGCCGCACAGTTTGGTCAACGTGCGATGATTTCCGATCTGTTGGAAAGCTTTTCCGATCAGGGCGGCGAAGACATTTCGCCTGAGGCGATGGCCCGCGCGTTGGAGATGACGGGGCTCAAGGCCGAGGTGGCGCGACCCACATCTTTGAGCGCAAAGTTTTGGCCCGCTCTGGCCTATATGTCCTCGGGTCATGTGGTTTTGGTTCTGAAGCAAAAAGGCCAGGTTCTGACCCTCTTCGACCAAAGTGCACCGGATCAACGCGCCGAAGTGCCTCTGGCCGAATTTGCGCCGTTCTTCTCCGGTGTCGCGGTGCGTGCCGGCAAGTCGCTTGAAACAATTGCCGCCAGTTATGTGCCGGACATCTCAAAACAGCATTGGTTTTGGGGCCAATTCGGCGCGTTCAAACGTCAGATCGGCGAGATCGCTCTGGGCTCTCTGGTGGCCAATATGCTGGCTGTGGCGGTCGCGATGTTTTCACTACAGGTCTATGACCGCGTGATCCCGCACCAATCGCAGGCGACGCTTTGGGTGCTGGCATTGGGGGCCGCTCTGGCCATTGGATTCGAGGCGGTTTTGAAACTTGCCCGCTCGCGGTTGATGGATGGTGCAGGGCGCCAGATCGAGATGCGGGTGCAATCCATGTTGATGCAGCGGCTCTTGGGCATGCGCTCGGATGCGCGCCCGACCACGCCAACGGGGTTGTTTTCCGCGATGCGGGAATTCGGCTCGGTGCGCGAATTCTTTACCGCCTCTACGATTGGTTCCGTCGCCGATATTCCCTTTATTTTCCTGTTCTTCGCCTTGGTGGCGTCTATCGCCGGGCCGGTGGTGATCATCTTGGGCCTAGGCGCGGTGATCATGGTCGTCCCCGGCTATTTCATGCAAAAACGCATGATGCGTCTGACGCAGGAGACCCAAGGCGCCTCGGCCAAAGCGACGCGTTTGCTACACGAAGCGGTGTTCGAGCTGGACACGATCAAGACCCAGCGCGGCGAAGAGCGCGTGCGCCGCATCTGGGACGAGCTGAACCTCTTGTCTGCCGCGAAATCTTCGGAGCAACGCAAACTTGCCGGTGTGCTGACCTTCTGGTCGCAAGCGGTGCAACAGCTCACCTATGTGCTGGCCGTTGTGGCCGGGACTTACCTTGTTTTTGCGGGCGAATTCACCGTGGGGACGATCATCGCCACCGGCATTTTGACCTCGCGCACCTTGGCGCCTCTGACGCAGCTTTCGGGCACGATGGCGCGGTGGACCAATGTCAAAACCGCGCTTGATGGGCTGGATGCGATCGCGACCGCGCCGCAAGATTCGGGCGAGGATCGCAACTTCCTGCGCCGTTCTGAGATCACCGGCGCCTATGCCCTGCGCGAGACGCAGTTTCGCTATGACCCGGAAGGTGCGCCGACGTTGGATCTGCCGGCCGTTGATGTCAAGCCGGGACAGATTGTGGCAGTTCTGGGCGCCAATGGATCGGGAAAGAGCACATTTCTCAAACTGCTTGCGGGGCTTTATGCGCCGACGCAGGGGCGTGTGATGCTCGATGGCGCAGAGATGAGCCAGATCGACCCGCGCGACATTCGCCGCTCTGTCGGCTATCTCGGCCAAGATGTGCGGCTCTTTGCCGGGAGCCTGCGCGACAACCTCGATCTGGGCGGTCTGGAACGCAATGACGACCGTCTTTTGGCCGCGTTGGATTTCGCGGGGCTTGGTGCTTTTGTCCGTGGCCATCACCGCGGCCTCGATCTCGAAATTCGCGACGGCGGCGAAGGGCTTTCGGTCGGGCAGAGGCAATCCATCGGCTGGGCGCGGCTTTGGTTGCAGAACCCGTCTGTGTGCCTGCTCGATGAACCGACAGCGGCGCTGGATCAAGCGCTTGAAACCGCCTTGGTGACGCGTTTGCGCTCATGGCTGTCTGGCCGCACCGCCGTGATCGCGACGCATCGTATGCCCATCGTCGGGCTGGCGGACCGCACCATGGTGTTCAAGGACGGGCGCATGGTCGTCGATGGCCCGCGTGATCAGGTCATGGCGCATCTGTCGAAATCCCAAAGTCCTGGCGGGCAAGCGTAA
- a CDS encoding TolC family protein has protein sequence MRVRTQLSVLIGAVMCLSGCVGGSNGGFGQSFAQSLSLSKVEPVASSKGDMTSDATEASAPSLTAANSGDSSPIISDLLSRQSVLPKGSAYDRVAEAVLSTSSGVAEAELRASKMRSVARSKNWLPTIGPSISLDALGKVAAGLLVDMTLYDNGKRKAERAFAAADVEVSAVALSQDMNDRLYEGLTLYITISEAREKAGMAERGLGRMHEFNRVVTERVKGGASSLSDQRVVRSIISEMEHEARTHREAEDSARAELAALTGGATLPSLEQATGVALPPSGLTSLDVLRAEAEAKRAVAEAQAERAAMLPTLSASTILGQSKSSSVDYAGAGLGLGTSAEMDASRAREAAATAAIGKARETAARRDARLTSHLTALRRQERDAADLVQQTRANYRIFQDQFEAGQKSVMDVLNVYEQMIREELKHIDLKYEIALTELEIARVNGALTDGASI, from the coding sequence ATGAGAGTTCGGACACAGCTCAGCGTCCTGATCGGTGCCGTGATGTGCCTGAGTGGTTGTGTTGGTGGCTCCAACGGCGGTTTTGGCCAATCCTTCGCCCAATCTTTGTCTCTGTCAAAGGTCGAACCTGTCGCCTCCTCCAAAGGCGATATGACGTCCGATGCAACCGAAGCCTCCGCTCCAAGCCTGACCGCAGCCAACAGTGGCGACAGTTCTCCGATCATATCAGATCTTTTGTCCCGCCAGTCCGTCCTGCCCAAAGGTTCGGCCTATGACCGGGTCGCCGAGGCCGTTCTCTCCACCTCTTCGGGCGTGGCCGAAGCCGAACTGCGCGCCTCCAAAATGCGCTCTGTGGCCCGGTCCAAAAACTGGTTGCCCACCATTGGGCCATCCATCTCTCTCGATGCTTTGGGCAAGGTCGCAGCCGGGCTTTTGGTCGATATGACGCTTTACGACAATGGCAAACGCAAGGCCGAACGCGCCTTTGCCGCTGCCGATGTCGAAGTTTCCGCCGTGGCCCTGTCGCAGGACATGAACGACCGTCTCTACGAGGGGCTGACACTTTACATCACGATTTCCGAAGCGCGCGAAAAGGCCGGTATGGCCGAGCGTGGGCTGGGCCGGATGCATGAGTTCAACCGCGTGGTGACGGAACGTGTCAAAGGTGGTGCGTCGAGCCTGTCGGACCAACGTGTCGTGCGCTCGATCATTTCGGAAATGGAACATGAAGCGCGCACCCATCGCGAGGCCGAAGACAGTGCGCGGGCCGAGTTGGCCGCACTCACAGGTGGCGCAACCTTGCCTTCGCTCGAACAGGCGACCGGCGTGGCCTTGCCGCCTTCGGGCTTGACCTCGCTCGATGTGCTGCGCGCCGAGGCTGAAGCCAAACGTGCCGTCGCCGAGGCTCAGGCCGAGCGCGCCGCCATGCTTCCGACGCTCAGCGCGTCGACAATTCTGGGGCAGAGCAAGAGTTCGTCTGTTGACTATGCGGGCGCGGGGCTTGGTCTTGGCACATCCGCCGAGATGGACGCCAGCCGTGCCCGCGAAGCGGCGGCGACGGCGGCCATCGGCAAGGCACGTGAAACCGCAGCGCGGCGGGATGCACGGCTCACCAGCCACCTCACGGCCCTGCGCCGTCAGGAACGCGATGCCGCCGATCTGGTGCAGCAAACCCGCGCCAATTACCGCATTTTTCAGGATCAATTCGAAGCGGGTCAGAAATCTGTCATGGATGTGCTGAACGTCTACGAACAGATGATCCGCGAAGAGTTGAAACATATTGATCTGAAATATGAAATTGCCCTGACCGAGTTGGAAATCGCCCGCGTCAACGGGGCTTTGACAGATGGGGCGTCGATTTGA